Genomic window (Bacillus vallismortis):
AGACAAAAAACATATACCTCTTGACACTGCAAATCAAGGCTGATACAATAAGTCTTGTCTTATTATTCCACAGTAGCTCAGTGGTAGAGCTATCGGCTGTTAACCGATCGGTCGCAGGTTCGAATCCTGCCTGTGGAGCCATATTGGAGAAGTACTCAAGTGGCTGAAGAGGCGCCCCTGCTAAGGGTGTAGGTCGCGTAAGCGGCGCGAGGGTTCAAATCCCTCCTTCTCCGCCATCAGATTTCGATATAAGTTCTCAACCATCGGCCCGTTGGTCAAGCGGTTAAGACACCGCCCTTTCACGGCGGTAACACGGGTTCGAATCCCGTACGGGTCATTCCATTTTCGTTGGGCTATAGCCAAGCGGTAAGGCAACGGACTTTGACTCCGTCATGCGTTGGTTCGAATCCAGCTAGCCCAGCCATTTTTATTTTTTGAAATTTAATAGCAAGAGCCATTAGCTCAGTTGGTAGAGCATCTGACTTTTAATCAGAGGGTCGAAGGTTCGAGTCCTTCATGGCTCACCATTTGTCTTTTTGCGGGTGTGGCGGAATTGGCAGACGCGCTAGACTTAGGATCTAGTGTCTTACGACGTGGGGGTTCGAGTCCCTTCACCCGCACTTTAATTACAAAGTGCACGCGAAATCGGTTTTGCTAGGTTAAGAGCCTAATAAACCAGCACAAACAATTTAATGATCACGCGGTCGTGGCGGAATGGCAGACGCGCTAGGTTGAGGGCCTAGTGGGTGAATAACCCGTGGAGGTTCAAGTCCTCTCGGCCGCATCAATGATACCAAGGGTTTTGACGCCCTTGGTATTTTTTTGTGTTTATTTTTAAATGATCTACTGCCCACTTACCTAAAGTAAGTCATCTGATTTATCAGCCATTTCCTTTTGTTTGGATATAGGTGTCCATAAACATCAATTGTTGTTCAGATATGATTGCAGAAGCTGAACTGGCGGACAAACATTGCTGATGTTGCTGACATGGTCGTTTAAAAACAATCTGTTAAATCTTTATAAACACAGGTGATGCGATTAAACGTTTGGGTCAACGGTACCAGAACGAAGTGAGGGTAAGGAGTTGACATATTCAGCGCCACCAAAACCCTCTTGGCATTGAACAAACAACTGTTTGTTCCTGCCTACAGGCGAGGGATTCCCCCGATGATTCGGAGGAATAGGGGGCTTGATAAACAGCAATCCAACGGGCTTTCGTTGGTGGGTTTGGATGAAAACCAAGAACTTAAATCGAAGGGATAAGATGTTTAACATTAATCTGTTGAATAAGGCCCGACGGAAAATAATTTGGAGTCTCTTGGCTGTTTAGAGATTGCCGAGGAACTGATTGAAAAAATGATGGAAGATGTTTTTTACAGTGATGTTGCTCAAAGAGTCATAGTCCAAACTTTTGCAGTTATAGATAACGTAAATGCTAACTTCAAGCCACATTCAACATTCTGGAGGATGAAGACGCTGAGACAGATGAAAGGACTGTGGAGTTTGAAGGGATTAGCTACTACCGATAAATGGGGAAAATGTGCGGTGTCTGTTGCCAGTACTAATGTTCAAAAAAAAGAATCCCTAGTTAAAGAGACTCTTAATGCTTAAATGGTCTTAATTTACTTGTTAGTTTTTAACGCTATCGTCATCTTCAAGCCATTTGTCGACTTTTTCTTCAAAGTTTTTCATTTCTTTCTTTGACATAGTAAAAGGTGCAAAAATTATATAGCCTAGAATGGCGGAAGAACCGAGCCAGATTATAAAATCAAATATGCCGTCAGTTTGTTTCCAAAAAAATAAAAAGTTAATTAGCATTGCCCCTATAACGGTGCTTATAATTCCTTTCAAAGTTGATTTATTCAAGCTATCACTCCAGTAATATAAAATTTTCTTTAATTATACCATCAAAGTTAAAATATACTATTTATTTCAACAATTTTTAAGAAATAGTTAAAGTACAGATGACATAAGGTGGAGTGAAAATGTGCGGTGTGGGCTGCAGACAAACGATTCAAAAGCTTAGGTTTTAATGTGGGTATCCCCTCTTTAGTTTTTGTGAGAAGTTTAAGCAGAGATTGCATGTTGGTTGTCGAAGGCGAACGAATAAGAGGGTTTGCTGAATATCGTTACACATTCTATAAAACAAGATATTTGCCGGACGGTCGAATGACTAGCTTAAAAGTTTATATTGAGAATCAAAGCATAAAAAGGGTGTTACATCGTATAGCATCCTTTTTATTATTCCTAGAAAAAACAAAGCAAATTATATAAGAAGGGAGTGTTGGAAATGTAAATCAAGTTAGAGGGAGTTTTACAAATGTCTTGGTGGAAATGGATAAACATAGCTTGTATAGTAACGCTAGTCTTAGTTATTGGTATTAAGTTATTAACCGAACAACAGATAAGTACACCTCTATTAGTATTTTCATCTATTGTTGTTCTAAGCAGTATATTAAGACTTATTGGGGAAAAGTCTTAATTAGAAGCAAATTAAAAAATCTATAATCATCAGTTCAAATGTGATGAACAAGTAAGGATGTTACAACATGTAGCATCCTTTCATTATATAGCAAGCATAGTTGCCTGCTTCTTTTAAAGGTGGATGTAAACGTGCAAAACAAAAAAATGTGGGTCATCTTATTTGTTATAGGTTTAGTTAGTATTTTAATCTTATTTTCAAATTTATATATAGTCATACAAAACATATAACGTCAAAAATTTCAGAGCCTGATCTTTTGGTTTCATTTACTAATGCACACCTGATTACCTCCTATTACTTCAATGATGATATCCTCCATCAAGAAAAATGACAGAATATCTTTCAATGACTTTAAATAAAGACAGAAGCACATTATATTACACAAAAAGAGATAAACAAAATAAATTAAATGTTGTACGTTTCGAATTAAAAACGGGCAGAAAAGAAATTGTAACCAAAAGTTTTGATTACGCTGACGAACTGCAACTCTCTTCTGATGAAACAACAATATATATGAGAGTAAATCTACCAAACCATCGCAACTTCCATTTGGCCTCACTTAATTTGATCACTAAAAAAACCGCAATTATATTTCCATAAATCAAATGAAGATCAAAATGTAGCCTTTTTCCAATATAATTCACGTGAAAATAATCAAATTGTTTTACATTATTCTTTAACCGAAGATATGTAAAATGTTGAAAAAAAGCAAATTTAACAGGAGACCCGCCAAAACCTCCTAAAACTTTCTTTTCAATTATTAGTTCAAAACAAACAAACAAACAAAGCAAATTGGAAGCCTTACTAAACCTATACAAGATGTTGCAATTGCACCAAAAGGTATAACAAGGTTTTATTTACGTCTGGCTCAGAATCAGATAATGAGTCCAGAACTGTATATGAGTTAGATTTGGGAACAAATAAATTAAAGAGAATGGGGAGTTCAAATTACTTAGTCAGGCATTCCTCAATACTCATCTGATGGAAAAGAGGTTTATTTCTTAGGGATTGATTCAAAAGCTAAGTCATACACTGATGAATCGACTGGAAGAGAAATAAAAGAACGAACAATTTTCTCTTACACTATACAGAGTAAAGAATTTGCAAAACGCTGGAAAAATCCAATGGAGTTATTCATAACTTTTCTGTTTTAAATGAACAACAAAAACATTGTTAAAAACGGTGATACAAGGTCACCTTTTCTGATGGTAAATTTTTGGCACCAATAGCAAGTCATTAACTTTCTTGCATGAAAAACACTACTCCATTATGGGTAAAATTAAAATCAGTGTTTTTTACTTATTAAAATTTGGTTATTCAATTGTATCCCAGTGCGGATTCCAAACGATTTCCCATAAGTGCCCATCAGGGTCTTGGAAGTGACCGGAGTATCCGCCCCAAAAAGTATCATGAGCAGGATCAGTTATCGTTGCTCCTGCCTGTTTTGCCTGTTCCATGACTTTATCGACTTCAGCTTTACTATTAACATTATGTCCTAATGTAAATTCGGCAGGGCTTGGTGCAGTTAAAGTAACTTTTGTCTCATGTGCGATGTCTTTGCGATTCCATATGGCAAGTTTTAGTCCTGTTTGTAAGTCAAAAAAGGCTACTGCACCATGTTCAAATTCTGTGCCAACTATTCCTTCTGTAGGCAGACCTAGACCATCCCGATAGAAGTGCAGCGATTTTTCTAAGTTATCTACGCCTAAAGTGATTACTGTAATCCGTGGTTTCATTAGCAATGTAACCTCCCAAGTTAGTTATAAGTAAATTATATCAAAACGGAATATGAGGAGATCTAGAATACCAAAGAAAAGACTGACGAAAATTTTCGTCAGCCTTTTTATAATAAGGAGAAATTAAAATTTATAATCAAAATAGGTGAAAAAATTAAGACGTTCATTGTTTTGGCTCACCATTTTTTAACCATAATTCATATAAACGTATAGAAATGATGGAAAATCAAAATAAGGAGTGTAATGAAAACAAGCTTTCATAACCAGTGATATGGATTTACTATGTTGAGGGTCTAGTGGGTGAATAACCCGTGGAGGTTCAAGTCCTCTCGGCCGCATCAATGATACCAAGGGTTTTGACGCCCTTGGTATTTTTTAAAAAAATTGTGTACTCCCCACGAACTGCCCACTTGCCTAAAGGCGGCGGGGATGGTGAATATGAAACGGTTGGCATTGCACCGGAAGTCGAACGATTTAGGGCTGTATTTGAAAAGTACGCCCGTCAGGAAGGTTTTTTGACCAAGTGAATATTATTATGGCGCTCACCATGCAGGAAAGTGGTGGGCGTTCTTTAGATATTATGCAAAGTTCCGAGAGTATTGGCTTACCTCCAAACTCCATAACTGACTCAGAATATGAAATTGAAGTCGGCATTAAACATTTTAAGAAGATTTTTAAACAGGCTGGCGAGGTTGTCCGTTTAACCTTACAGGCATACAACTTTGGTTCTGGATATGTGAAAAAGAATGGCGGGAAATACACAAAGAAACTGGCACTTGATTTTAGCCGATTGCAAGCTTTTAAAATGGGCTGGAAAAGCTATGGTGATCCAAGTTATGTTGATTACGTCATGAGATATGTAAGGTTCTGATAAAAATGTAGCGCCTGAAAATGGCTCTATGGACTTTTATGAAACGGTCATGAAAGAAGCCTTGAAATATGAAGGGCAACCGTATGCCTGGGGTGGTTCAAACACAGAAAAATGTTTGCTGACGTTGAAAATTTCGCTACCGAAATTGGGCATTATTTTCATCATCAGGGAAATTTAGAGCTATAAATGAGTATTATCGTATTAGTATTGGGGCGAGACAAAAATAAAGAAAGGAGAGATTATAAATGAAGATCAGCCGAATTCTATTGACAGTAATGGTGTTAAGTAGCATCTTAACATTTATTCATTCTGTAGATAAAAACAGTACTCCAAATGGTGGTTTCAACATTGCCGCAGATCGAGTTGGTGCATAAAGAGGAAGGTAATTATACCTTCCTTTTTTTATTTGATGGATTACTGAACTTTTGCTCATTTTGTGCTATAAATGATGACTTTAAATAACGGCCTTTTGTTTCTGTGAATAATTGTCACCCTTGGTATTCATACTTTTAACGATCCCTTGATTTACAATTAATTAAAAGCTTTGTTTTACTGACTGTCAGTTGAAGGTTATGATGGATATGTTAATCTAAAACAAGTGTCATGGAAGATTATTCAGTTATACTTTTTATTATATAAATGGACTAGAGACAAAATGTACTTGATAGGGGTCTTTAAAATGATAAATATACTCATTGTGGATGATGATGAACATATTCTTGAATTACTTAGACATTATCTTCAAGTCGAGGGCTTTGGTGTCTTTGAAGCTTTCGATGGTGAAGAAGCCTCTTCCATTCTTGCAACAAAGCAAGTTCATTTAGCTGTGGTCGACGTCATGATGCCTCATAAGGACGGTTTTCAGCTCTGTGAAGAAATTAGAAAATATTATGATTTTCCTGTTATTATGCTGACTGCTAAAGACCAGCTCATGGATAAAGAAAAAGGGTTTTCTGCCGGAACGGATGACTATCTGACTAAACCTTTCGAGCCGAAAGAATTGATGTTTCGCATAAAAGCCTTACTTCGTCGTTATAAAATGGTGAATTCAGAAAAAATCCGCCTTAATCATACTGTCATAGACAGGAAAAGCTATGAAGTGCATTGTAACGATAAATTGCTGATGCTGCCGATGAAAGAGTTTGAACTATTGTCACAGCTTGCAAGCTACCCAGACAGAATTTTTACACGGGAAGAATTAATCCATTTGATTTGGGGAGCCGACTTTGACGGAGATGATCGAACAGTTGATGTTCATATTAAACGGCTGCGCAGTCGTTTTTCTGTTACTGATGATTTTCATATTAAAACGATTCGCGGTATTGGTTATAAATTGGTGGTGGAACAAAAGTGAGGACACTCTATTTAAAAATTGTTATTACCACTATTGTTGTGATGATTTTCAGCAGTGTGGCTGCTTTTTTTATTTCCAATGCATATTACCAATATAACCTTAAACCTTATAATGACAAAAAATTAACCCGCATGGCCGAAGATGTAAAGACATTTTATGAAAACAACCCTAATGTTAACCTTGACGACTATTTAACGAATATCGGTGATTTAGGTTACCAAATTTATTTAGTCAATGAACATGGCCACAGCTCTTTTTTTGGCGGATCTTTCAGAGAAAAAGATTTAAGTGATCAAGTGATTCAATCCGTTTTAGATGGTCACATATATCACGGTATTTCTCAGTTTTCTTCTAAAGGCTTTATTACAGGTTTTTTTGACAATGCACTGCTCAATACGATCGGAGTTCCAATCACGGACAAAGGACATCAATATGCCCTTTTTTTCCGTCCTAATACGGAGCTCCAATTTGGGGAACTACGAACCTTTTTTGCATTGATTCTTCTTCTCACCATTTTAATCAGCATTCTTTTTGTTTTGATCAGTACCCGTTATATTGTTAAGCCAATCATTACATTAACTCAAGCTACAAAACAAATCGCTAAAGGAAAATATGATATTCAATTAAACGTAAAATTGCGTGATGAAATTGGTGAATTGGCCGACCATTTTTCGCAAATGGCAAAAAGTTTAGAGCAACTGGAAGCTATGCGCCAAGAATTTGTTTCTAACGTTTCACATGAAATTCAATCACCGCTTGCTTCTATACAAGGCTTTTCACAGACATTGCAATCTAAGAAATTATCTAAAGAACAGCGTCAGCATTACTTGTCTATCATCGAAAATGAGAGCCGGCGCATGTCACAGTTAAGTAAGCAATTACTAACACTAGCATCCTTAGATAAAGAGAAGGAAATATTGAGTAAAAATACCTTTGATGTCGCTGCTCAAATGAAACAAGTGTTATTTATGATTGAATGGAACTGGCGTGAAAAAGATTTAACTGTGGAAATGGAGCTCCCTTCTGCTCTCATTTATGCGGATGAGCAATTGCTCCATCAAGTGTGGACTAACTTGCTTGTAAATAGTATCAAATTCACTGAAAAAGGCGGGGTAATTTCCATAAAACTGATAAAAAAAGAAAATGAATATTACATTGAGATCAAGGATACAGGTATTGGTATTTCACAAAATGACTTACCTCATATATTCAACCGCTTTTATAAAGCAGATAAGGCTAGGAACCGTAAAGAAGCCAGCAGCGGTTTAGGACTTGCCATTACTAAGAAAATTATTGAGCTGCATAATGGTCAAATCCATGTTGAAAGCCAACTAGGGAAAGGAACCGCTTTTCATATTTGCCTGCCTAAAAAGTAATGTAATTTCCCGTTCATGTTCTGTTCATATTCCCAATCTATATTTATCTCAGGCAAAAAAAGCTGTTAAGGATAAATGATATTGATTGGAGGAAAAGACGGTGTTTCTTGCTTTACGAGAACTTAAATATGCTAAGTTGCGTTATTTTTTAATTGGGTTCATCATGGTGCTTATCGCCTGGCTTGTTCTTTTTGTTTCTGGACTTGCAAAAGGACTAGCTTCTGATAATGCTTCTTCAATTCAAAAGATGGATACAGACTATCTTGTGATTCAAAAAGAAGCAGATCATCGCTTGGTCCGTTCAATATTGTCTGAGGACAAACTGAAAGACATTCAAGACTACACCAACAATGAATCAGCTGCACCTTTAGGAATACAGATGACCACATTTACTCAGAAAGGGTCTTCTAAAAAGATTGATGCCACATTCTTTGCCGTAGATATGAAAGGATTTTTGGCTCCTGATGTTATCGATGGCCGTATGATTAACAACAAGACCACAAATGAAATCGTTGCAGATAGTTCGCTAAAAGAAGATGGATTGAGATTGGGGGACTATATAAAAGAGCAGTTCTCCGGTAAAACGTTTGAGATTGTGGGGTTCTCAAAAGGAGAATCATTTAGCCACACACCTGTGATCCACATCAATTTCAAAGAGTGGGGAGAAATTCATAAACTTTCTGCTAATAAACAATTGTTTTTTAACGCAATCGCTTTAAAGACAAGTCAAGATGCTGCAGAGCAAATTGATAAGAATGTAGCAGGGGTTGATTTAATTGATAAAAGTGAGGCTCTCAAGAGTATTCCTGGATACTCTGAGGAGCAAGGCTCGCTTATCATGATGATTGTTTTTCTATTTATTATTGCAGCTTTTGTGTTAGCCGTATTCTTCTATGTTATGACCATACAGAAAATCAATCAATTCGGGGTATTAAAGGCCATTGGTGCAACGACCGGTTATATAGCGCGCAATATTGTATTCCAAGTTTTATTATTAACATTTATCAGTCTTGTAATCAGTATAGTACTAACATATGGTGTGGCGGCTATTTTACCAAGCAGCATGCCATTTGACCTTACACCGAAATTAGTTTTAGGTTCTTCAGGTCTTTTTCTGGCTGTTTCAGTGATTGGATCGTTAATATCTCTATATAAAGTTACAAAAATTGACGCTATTGAAGCGATTGGAAGTGCAGCACAATGAGTCAAAAATTGATTCTTGACCATATTGATAAAGTGTTCGGTGACGGCGAATCGTCTGTAAAAGTTCTTGATCAAGTGTCTCTTGAAGTGAAAGCCGGAGAATTTGTTGCAGTTGTCGGGCCATCCGGTTCTGGTAAAAGTACGTTTCTCTCAATTGCCGGAGCGTTGCTTTCTCCAACAAGAGGCCGCATTATGATTGATGGAAGTGATATCAGTCAAGTAACGGAAAAAAAGATGAATCGCATTAGATTAAAAAAAATCGGATTTGTATTTCAGTCATCTAATTTAATCCCTTATTTAACGGTTCGTGACCAGTTATTGCTTATTTCGAAGCTAGCGGGAAGTTCTAATAACAAAGCAGAACAAAGAGCAATTGATCTTCTTCAAAGACTTGGATTAAAGCATCGTATGAATAGTTATCCACAAAGTTTATCCGGGGGAGAACGTCAACGTGTTGCCATTGCTCGGGCTTGGATGAATGACCCGGAGATCATTCTTGCTGATGAGCCGACAGCGAGTCTTGACTCAGAGCGCGGCCGTACAATTGTAAAAATGTTAGCAGATGAAGTGAAATCTAGAGAAAAAGCTGCTGTAATGGTTACTCATGATAAAAGAATGTTAGATTTATGCGACCGTGTTGTGTATATCGATGACGGTAAACTTTCAGAACTAACATAAGACTCTGTAAAGATAACCGAATCTCTTTTATAAGGGATTCGGTTTTAGTTTATCCCCATATCAACAAGGGGTGTTGGTACATTTTTATTCTAGTGAATATAACATTGGTGACATGTGCAAGATTCTAAATTTTTATCTAATGGTTGTTTATTTGCAGACTAAAAACAGTGCCCATTTTGTGCCCAAAATGAATATAAAATGGTGTAAATGAGTGTAATGAATGACTTCAAATGCTTGAAATAACAGGCTTATATAACTGATAATAAGCTTCCACTTTATTGATGCCTTCGTTTTTTATTTTACTTATCTTGGCGAGTGGTCAAGGTTTCTTTACTGCCCAGAAAATATGAAAAACATCAAAAAAGGTGTAAATAATGATAATAAGAGCTGTATAACCCTTAAATATAGGACATGATAAGATTTCATAAGGTTGAGGGGAAAAGAGCAGGAAAAGCAGGAGTAGAAAATTAGAGAAAAGTAATTACTAATGGGTTTGATTTGCATCATATAGGGTTTAATACAAAACCTTTTATTTTTAGAAAAAGAGAAGATGAAAAACCTGGAGTGAATTTATCTCCAAAGTATAGAAAGTAAGGAATCTTTTAAAAAACTAAAAAATGATGAAATTACGGAAAGGTAATGAGTGATTACCTTTCCGTAATTCGTTAATTATTTCTTTGAGCAATACGATAGTTCATCTTAACACTACCACCTTGAGCCGTTGGTGAAGCTGTAAATGTGTAATTGTATGTCCAACCAAACCAACCATTTTCAACCTCAGCAGAAATGTTGCCTTGCTCGCCTGGTGCGAGAGTTCTTGAGACTATTCCATCAATTGATATTTTTATGTCATTACTCCCGTTATTTGAAGCCCAGAAGTTTACTTGTGCCCCGTCGTTCTCATCTAATTCGAACGTCCGACTCCAGCTTGATTGATCAACAGAGCCATCTGAAACCTCCCTGTCTAGAGCTTTGAATTCTCCACTTGTAACTGCATAATTTTTCGACGATACACTTGTAGTCGACTCCGCAAAAGCGGGTATAGCACAAGTTCCAACAATTACACCAGCTATCAGAGTCGATGTTACTCCTTTGAAAATGGACTTAAGATTCACGATCAAGCACTCCTTTTTAATTTAATTTATTATACATGCATACTTCGCATGCATAATACAAATAATACCATGTAAAATAATTACAGTAAATGATTTTTTGGACAATAATGTTTGTAACTCAAACTTTTGTACCCCAAACATCCCAAATCAGACAAGTAAGCCTTGATATAGCTTGGTAAGTGGAAATTGCGATCTTCTTATTGAGGTATTGCTATTAGCAGAGATTTTCCCGATACCCGCAAAACGAAAAAACACTATCCTTTCTCTAAAGTAACGAAAAGGGTAGTGTTTTTTGTGCTATTCAAGATTAATACGTACTCTTTTTTATCTCTGTCTATCTACACTGAATTACAAAATCGGACAAGTCAAGATACTACCAAAAGAAAAAACTATCGCACCCAGTGGGCGAGACCACATTACTTCTCTTGTTAGTGGTTTCTTAGGTCTTAGCTGGAATTATTTAAAGCTAATATTTTAGTGATTTTTAAAAAAAGTAGTGCCCAATTTTTGCTCAAAATTCATGAAAAAGAAGAAAATAGGTGGAAATGAAGATAAAGAATGCTTTATTTATAAGGTTTATGTAATACATGATACGTTTTCACTATGTCGAGGACCTAGTGGGGGCAAACCCCGTGGAGGTTCGAGTCCTCTCGGCCGCATCAATGATACCAAGGGTTTTGACGACCTTGGTATTTTTCATATTCATCTGTTTTTACCTCTTGTGCCCACTTACTTAAATTACCTTCTATATGGAATGCTTTTTATCTTGACCATCATTTGGTGATGTACTGGAGTTTGTTAGTATGCGATCCAACACTTTTTCAGTAAAGGGCATGAAGTAATTAAGAATTAACCCACCTAAACAAACGGTTAGTATAGTTCCAACGCCAATTGGTCCATTCAAAATAAACGCCATTATCAAGAAGACGAGGTAAATGAATGTTCTCGAAAAAAATATATTGGTTTTCGTTAATTCTTTTATGATTAATGTTAGCCGGTCAACAGGAATCGGGGCGAATTTTGTGTGTAAATATGTTGCGGTTCCCAATCCTATAACAACTAAGCCAATTGCAAAACAAACAATTTTGCTGTGCAAAGTTTCAGGTGTTACAGAAAAGTGCAATAAAAAAAGCCATATATCAATCCCCATACCCGTTATAAAGGCCGTTAACAACCCCGAAATTTC
Coding sequences:
- a CDS encoding response regulator transcription factor gives rise to the protein MINILIVDDDEHILELLRHYLQVEGFGVFEAFDGEEASSILATKQVHLAVVDVMMPHKDGFQLCEEIRKYYDFPVIMLTAKDQLMDKEKGFSAGTDDYLTKPFEPKELMFRIKALLRRYKMVNSEKIRLNHTVIDRKSYEVHCNDKLLMLPMKEFELLSQLASYPDRIFTREELIHLIWGADFDGDDRTVDVHIKRLRSRFSVTDDFHIKTIRGIGYKLVVEQK
- a CDS encoding HAMP domain-containing sensor histidine kinase — its product is MRTLYLKIVITTIVVMIFSSVAAFFISNAYYQYNLKPYNDKKLTRMAEDVKTFYENNPNVNLDDYLTNIGDLGYQIYLVNEHGHSSFFGGSFREKDLSDQVIQSVLDGHIYHGISQFSSKGFITGFFDNALLNTIGVPITDKGHQYALFFRPNTELQFGELRTFFALILLLTILISILFVLISTRYIVKPIITLTQATKQIAKGKYDIQLNVKLRDEIGELADHFSQMAKSLEQLEAMRQEFVSNVSHEIQSPLASIQGFSQTLQSKKLSKEQRQHYLSIIENESRRMSQLSKQLLTLASLDKEKEILSKNTFDVAAQMKQVLFMIEWNWREKDLTVEMELPSALIYADEQLLHQVWTNLLVNSIKFTEKGGVISIKLIKKENEYYIEIKDTGIGISQNDLPHIFNRFYKADKARNRKEASSGLGLAITKKIIELHNGQIHVESQLGKGTAFHICLPKK
- a CDS encoding ABC transporter ATP-binding protein, which encodes MSQKLILDHIDKVFGDGESSVKVLDQVSLEVKAGEFVAVVGPSGSGKSTFLSIAGALLSPTRGRIMIDGSDISQVTEKKMNRIRLKKIGFVFQSSNLIPYLTVRDQLLLISKLAGSSNNKAEQRAIDLLQRLGLKHRMNSYPQSLSGGERQRVAIARAWMNDPEIILADEPTASLDSERGRTIVKMLADEVKSREKAAVMVTHDKRMLDLCDRVVYIDDGKLSELT
- a CDS encoding VOC family protein; this translates as MKPRITVITLGVDNLEKSLHFYRDGLGLPTEGIVGTEFEHGAVAFFDLQTGLKLAIWNRKDIAHETKVTLTAPSPAEFTLGHNVNSKAEVDKVMEQAKQAGATITDPAHDTFWGGYSGHFQDPDGHLWEIVWNPHWDTIE
- a CDS encoding ABC transporter permease is translated as MFLALRELKYAKLRYFLIGFIMVLIAWLVLFVSGLAKGLASDNASSIQKMDTDYLVIQKEADHRLVRSILSEDKLKDIQDYTNNESAAPLGIQMTTFTQKGSSKKIDATFFAVDMKGFLAPDVIDGRMINNKTTNEIVADSSLKEDGLRLGDYIKEQFSGKTFEIVGFSKGESFSHTPVIHINFKEWGEIHKLSANKQLFFNAIALKTSQDAAEQIDKNVAGVDLIDKSEALKSIPGYSEEQGSLIMMIVFLFIIAAFVLAVFFYVMTIQKINQFGVLKAIGATTGYIARNIVFQVLLLTFISLVISIVLTYGVAAILPSSMPFDLTPKLVLGSSGLFLAVSVIGSLISLYKVTKIDAIEAIGSAAQ
- a CDS encoding YitT family protein; the encoded protein is MKYVFYVLGILILTLGISFTIQSDLGASPFDALLVGLSINVGLTVGSWEVIIALILICCNSFLKRQKPEISGLLTAFITGMGIDIWLFLLHFSVTPETLHSKIVCFAIGLVVIGLGTATYLHTKFAPIPVDRLTLIIKELTKTNIFFSRTFIYLVFLIMAFILNGPIGVGTILTVCLGGLILNYFMPFTEKVLDRILTNSSTSPNDGQDKKHSI